A single window of Streptomyces xanthii DNA harbors:
- a CDS encoding 2-oxoacid:ferredoxin oxidoreductase subunit beta yields MPVELPLLPKDFKSDQEVRWCPGCGDYAILAAVQGFMPELGLAKENIVFVSGIGCSSRFPYYMNTYGMHSIHGRAPAIATGLASSRRDLSVWVVTGDGDALSIGGNHLIHALRRNVNLKILLFNNRIYGLTKGQYSPTSEIGKVTKSTPMGSLDAPFNPVSLAIGANASFVARSVDSDRKHLTSVLRAAAAHPGTALVEIYQNCNIFNDGAFDVLKDKQRAQESVIRLEHGQPITFGADGAKGVVRDQATGDLKVVDVSEANRSEVLVHDAHTASPTFAFALSRLADPDTLHHTSIGVFRDVERAVYDIQMADQLDDAVTQNGKGELGALLAGTDTWTVERSS; encoded by the coding sequence ATGCCCGTTGAACTCCCGCTCCTGCCCAAGGACTTCAAGTCCGACCAGGAGGTGCGCTGGTGCCCGGGATGCGGTGACTACGCGATCCTCGCGGCCGTCCAGGGCTTCATGCCCGAACTCGGCCTCGCCAAGGAGAACATCGTCTTCGTCTCCGGCATCGGCTGCTCCTCCCGCTTCCCGTACTACATGAACACGTACGGCATGCACTCCATCCACGGCCGCGCCCCCGCCATCGCCACCGGCCTCGCCTCCTCACGGCGTGACCTCAGCGTCTGGGTCGTCACCGGCGACGGCGACGCCCTCTCCATCGGCGGCAACCACCTCATCCACGCCCTGCGCCGCAACGTCAACCTCAAGATCCTCCTCTTCAACAACCGGATCTACGGACTCACCAAGGGCCAGTACTCGCCGACCTCGGAGATCGGGAAGGTCACGAAGTCGACGCCGATGGGGTCGCTCGACGCGCCCTTCAACCCCGTGTCCCTCGCCATCGGGGCCAACGCCTCCTTCGTCGCACGCTCCGTCGACTCCGACCGCAAGCACCTCACGTCCGTACTGCGGGCCGCGGCCGCGCACCCGGGGACCGCGCTGGTGGAGATCTACCAGAACTGCAACATCTTCAACGACGGTGCCTTCGACGTCCTCAAGGACAAGCAGCGGGCGCAGGAGAGCGTGATCCGGCTGGAGCACGGGCAGCCGATCACCTTCGGGGCCGACGGGGCCAAGGGCGTCGTGCGCGACCAGGCCACCGGCGACCTGAAGGTCGTCGACGTCTCCGAAGCCAACCGGTCCGAGGTCCTCGTCCACGACGCCCACACGGCCTCGCCGACCTTCGCGTTCGCCCTGTCCCGGCTCGCCGACCCCGACACCCTGCACCACACGTCCATCGGCGTCTTCCGTGACGTCGAACGGGCCGTCTACGACATACAGATGGCCGACCAGCTCGACGACGCCGTCACCCAGAACGGCAAGGGCGAACTCGGCGCCCTTCTCGCCGGCACCGACACCTGGACCGTGGAGCGTTCCTCATGA
- a CDS encoding NADH oxidase has protein sequence MTPSSPMGGQPVHLWSLSEDVAVRASADTVVLTGRFGSEKLDDPSPVVREVLRRMELGPILPANVAADYADGDGVCLLLLPTLSRLSHMTVRTLSVDDLKGPLLSVSPESRQATFDPEELSGDDLLRLPRDVRLTLGDAGISLASPASLHRVVLHRPEAVWVVAMLAWPVTPGAATEALPLHPDVTDGILRYLAAAGMAQPVAGHPRRFGAR, from the coding sequence ATGACCCCAAGCAGCCCCATGGGCGGACAGCCGGTCCATCTGTGGTCGCTGAGCGAGGACGTCGCCGTGCGGGCGTCCGCCGACACGGTGGTGCTCACCGGGCGGTTCGGCTCCGAGAAGCTCGACGACCCGAGCCCGGTCGTGCGCGAGGTGCTGCGCCGCATGGAGCTCGGCCCGATCCTGCCGGCCAACGTCGCGGCGGACTACGCCGACGGCGACGGGGTGTGCCTGCTGCTCCTGCCGACGCTGAGCCGGCTCTCGCACATGACGGTGCGCACCCTGTCCGTGGACGACCTCAAGGGGCCGCTGCTGTCGGTCTCGCCCGAGTCCCGGCAGGCCACCTTCGACCCCGAGGAGCTGTCCGGGGACGATCTGCTGCGGCTGCCGCGCGACGTGCGGCTGACGCTGGGCGACGCCGGGATCTCGCTGGCCTCGCCCGCGTCCCTGCACCGGGTGGTGCTGCACCGCCCGGAGGCGGTGTGGGTGGTGGCGATGCTCGCGTGGCCGGTGACCCCGGGCGCCGCGACGGAGGCCCTGCCGCTGCACCCGGACGTCACGGACGGCATCCTGCGCTATCTCGCGGCGGCCGGGATGGCCCAGCCGGTGGCCGGTCACCCGCGCCGTTTCGGCGCGCGCTAG
- the fdxA gene encoding ferredoxin, protein MTYVIAQPCVDLKDKACVDECPVDCIYEGPRKMYINPDECVDCGACEPVCPVEAIFYEDAVPDEWAGYGSADTEVFALAGVSGGASAAGPLPQDHPVVQGEPVKEPN, encoded by the coding sequence ATGACCTACGTCATCGCCCAGCCCTGCGTGGACCTCAAGGACAAGGCCTGCGTCGACGAGTGCCCCGTCGACTGCATCTACGAGGGCCCGCGCAAGATGTACATCAACCCCGACGAGTGTGTGGACTGCGGCGCCTGCGAGCCCGTCTGCCCGGTCGAGGCCATCTTCTACGAGGACGCGGTGCCGGACGAGTGGGCCGGGTACGGCAGCGCCGACACGGAGGTCTTCGCCCTGGCCGGAGTCTCCGGCGGCGCGTCGGCCGCCGGGCCGCTCCCGCAGGACCACCCGGTCGTGCAGGGCGAGCCCGTGAAAGAGCCCAACTGA
- a CDS encoding response regulator transcription factor — MIRILLAEDMNMVRGALVALLNLETDLEVVVELERGDEIVPAAIEHRPDVAIIDIDLPGLDGLSAAERLRESVPGCRALVLTSLGRPGTLRRALSAQVSGYLLKDAPPKQLAEAVRRVAAGQRAIDPQLALDAWGGTENPLTERENEVLKLAAEGFEAPEIATRLHLTTGTVRNYLTAIVSKLNARNRVDAIRIARESGWLL; from the coding sequence ATGATTCGGATTCTGCTGGCCGAGGACATGAACATGGTCCGCGGCGCTCTGGTCGCTTTGTTGAATCTCGAAACCGATCTCGAGGTCGTCGTGGAACTCGAACGCGGCGACGAGATCGTCCCCGCCGCCATCGAGCACCGGCCCGACGTCGCCATCATCGACATCGACCTCCCCGGCCTGGACGGCCTCAGCGCCGCCGAGCGGTTGCGTGAGAGCGTGCCGGGCTGCCGCGCCCTCGTCCTCACCAGCCTCGGCCGCCCCGGCACCCTGCGCCGCGCCCTGTCGGCGCAGGTCTCCGGCTACCTCCTCAAGGACGCGCCGCCGAAGCAGCTCGCCGAGGCGGTGCGCCGGGTCGCGGCCGGCCAGCGCGCCATCGACCCGCAGCTGGCGCTCGACGCCTGGGGCGGCACGGAGAACCCGCTCACGGAGCGGGAGAACGAGGTGCTCAAGCTGGCCGCCGAGGGCTTCGAGGCACCCGAGATCGCCACCCGGCTGCACCTCACGACGGGAACCGTGCGCAACTACCTCACGGCGATCGTCAGCAAGCTCAACGCCCGCAACCGGGTCGACGCCATCCGCATCGCCCGGGAGTCCGGCTGGCTGCTGTGA
- a CDS encoding 2-oxoacid:acceptor oxidoreductase subunit alpha, whose protein sequence is MSVESKEIHRKDVRRLDRVVIRFAGDSGDGMQLTGDRFTSETASFGNDLSTLPNFPAEIRAPAGTLPGVSSFQLHFADHDILTPGDAPNVLVAMNPAALKANIADVPRGAELIVNTDEFTKRAMAKVGYDVSPLEDGSLGAYHVHPVPLTTLTVEALKEFDLSRKEAERSKNMFALGLLSWMYHRPTEGTEKFLKAKFAKKPHIAAANLAAFKAGWNFGETTEGFAVSYEVAPAAKAFPQGTYRNISGNLALAYGLVAASRRSELPLFLGSYPITPASDILHELSRHKNFGVRTFQAEDEIAGIGAALGAAFGGSLAVTTTSGPGVALKSETIGLAVSLELPLIVVDIQRGGPSTGLPTKTEQADLLQAMYGRNGEAPVPIVAPRTPADCFDAALEAARIAVTYRTPVFLLSDGYLANGSEPWRIPEVDELPDLRTRFAQGPNHTLDDGTEVFWPYKRDPQTLARPWAIPGTPGLEHRIGGIEKQDGTGNISYDPANHDLMVRTRQAKIDGIQVPDLQVDDPTGDADTLVLGWGSTYGPITAAVRRLRTAGDTIAQAHLRHLNPFPANLGEVLKRYDKVVIPEMNLGQLATLVRAKYLVDAHSYNQVNGMPFKAEQLAHVLEEVLHAR, encoded by the coding sequence CTGTCAGTGGAAAGCAAAGAGATCCACCGCAAGGACGTGCGGCGTCTGGACCGGGTGGTCATCCGGTTCGCGGGCGACTCGGGCGACGGCATGCAGCTCACGGGCGACCGTTTCACATCGGAGACGGCGTCGTTCGGCAATGATCTTTCGACTCTGCCGAACTTCCCGGCGGAGATCAGGGCGCCCGCAGGCACGCTGCCGGGCGTTTCGTCGTTCCAGCTGCATTTCGCGGACCACGACATCCTGACGCCGGGCGACGCGCCGAACGTTCTGGTGGCGATGAACCCGGCCGCGCTGAAGGCGAACATCGCCGATGTGCCGCGGGGTGCGGAACTCATCGTGAACACGGACGAGTTCACCAAGCGGGCGATGGCGAAGGTCGGTTACGACGTCAGTCCGCTGGAGGACGGTTCGCTGGGCGCGTATCACGTGCATCCGGTGCCGCTCACGACGCTCACGGTGGAGGCCCTGAAGGAGTTCGACCTCTCGCGCAAGGAGGCCGAGCGCAGCAAGAACATGTTCGCGCTGGGCCTGCTGTCGTGGATGTACCACCGGCCCACCGAGGGCACGGAGAAGTTCCTCAAGGCCAAGTTCGCGAAGAAGCCGCACATCGCCGCGGCCAACCTGGCCGCGTTCAAGGCGGGCTGGAACTTCGGTGAGACGACGGAGGGCTTCGCGGTCTCCTACGAGGTGGCGCCCGCGGCGAAGGCCTTCCCGCAGGGCACCTACCGCAACATCTCCGGGAACCTCGCGCTGGCCTACGGGCTCGTGGCGGCGTCCCGTAGGTCCGAACTCCCCCTGTTCCTGGGCTCGTACCCGATCACGCCGGCCTCGGACATCCTGCACGAGCTGTCCAGGCACAAGAACTTCGGCGTGCGCACCTTCCAGGCCGAGGACGAGATCGCCGGTATCGGCGCCGCGCTCGGCGCGGCCTTCGGCGGCAGCCTCGCCGTCACCACCACCTCCGGCCCCGGCGTGGCACTGAAGTCCGAGACCATCGGCCTGGCCGTGTCGCTCGAACTGCCCCTGATCGTCGTCGACATCCAGCGCGGCGGCCCCTCCACCGGCCTGCCCACCAAGACCGAACAGGCCGACCTCCTCCAGGCCATGTACGGCCGCAACGGCGAAGCACCCGTACCGATCGTCGCGCCCCGCACACCCGCCGACTGCTTCGACGCGGCCCTGGAAGCGGCCCGGATCGCGGTCACCTACCGCACCCCCGTCTTCCTCCTGTCCGACGGCTACCTCGCCAACGGCTCCGAACCCTGGCGGATCCCCGAGGTCGACGAACTCCCCGACCTGCGCACCCGGTTCGCCCAGGGCCCCAACCACACCCTGGACGACGGCACCGAGGTCTTCTGGCCCTACAAGCGCGACCCCCAGACCCTCGCCCGCCCCTGGGCGATCCCCGGCACCCCCGGCCTCGAACACCGCATCGGCGGCATCGAGAAGCAGGACGGCACCGGCAACATCTCCTACGACCCGGCCAACCACGACCTCATGGTCCGCACCCGCCAGGCCAAGATCGACGGAATCCAGGTACCCGACCTCCAGGTCGACGACCCCACCGGCGACGCCGACACCCTCGTCCTCGGCTGGGGCTCCACCTACGGCCCCATCACCGCCGCCGTCCGCCGCCTGCGCACCGCCGGCGACACCATCGCCCAGGCCCACCTGCGCCACCTCAACCCCTTCCCCGCCAACCTCGGCGAGGTGCTGAAGCGCTACGACAAGGTGGTGATCCCGGAGATGAACCTGGGACAGCTCGCCACCCTCGTCCGGGCGAAGTACCTCGTCGACGCCCACAGCTACAACCAGGTCAACGGCATGCCGTTCAAGGCCGAGCAGCTCGCCCACGTACTGGAGGAAGTGCTCCATGCCCGTTGA
- a CDS encoding alpha/beta hydrolase produces the protein MDHLEELTEFARLHARGQGMSPDRASAVLDRIGNDTCGDPASWAAVWTAAGKVAEARGDLLDACRHYALARFPYAADGDRVLAQHLCVESFDRWRQERQGIERLEFRTPDGTFAAWASGLDGRRPRPLLIVMGGIVSVKEQWAPLLPLLRKLGFAVVVTELPGVGENTLRYSPDSWRMLTYLLDSLAHRARVTETSLLALSFSGHMALRAAAEDRRIGRILTVGAPVTDFFTDSDWWPRVPRITVDTLRRLTRTDDEAELRTVLGEFALTPQQLRRVRVPVRYVVSSRDEIIPARDQALLRRDLADVRFKEFDDVHGSPAHLGAMRRWLFGSLLRLRLRGAPAEELTVPAATRTSPAPLDERPRHD, from the coding sequence ATGGACCACCTCGAAGAGCTGACGGAATTCGCCCGGCTGCACGCCCGCGGCCAGGGCATGAGCCCGGACCGCGCGAGCGCGGTCCTCGACCGGATCGGCAACGACACCTGCGGCGACCCGGCCTCCTGGGCCGCCGTGTGGACCGCGGCCGGCAAGGTCGCCGAGGCCCGCGGCGACCTGCTGGACGCCTGCCGCCACTACGCCCTCGCCCGCTTCCCCTACGCCGCCGACGGCGACCGGGTCCTCGCCCAGCACCTGTGCGTGGAGTCATTCGACCGCTGGCGCCAGGAGCGGCAGGGCATCGAGCGACTCGAGTTCCGCACCCCGGACGGCACGTTCGCCGCGTGGGCGAGCGGCCTGGACGGGCGCCGCCCGCGGCCGCTGCTGATCGTCATGGGCGGCATCGTCAGCGTCAAGGAGCAGTGGGCGCCGCTGCTGCCGCTGCTGCGCAAGCTGGGCTTCGCCGTGGTCGTCACCGAGCTGCCCGGCGTCGGCGAGAACACCCTGCGCTACTCCCCCGACTCCTGGCGCATGCTGACGTACCTGCTCGACAGCCTCGCGCACCGCGCCCGCGTCACCGAGACCTCGCTGCTCGCGCTCAGCTTCAGCGGCCACATGGCGCTGCGGGCGGCCGCCGAGGACCGCAGGATCGGCCGGATCCTCACCGTGGGCGCGCCCGTCACGGACTTCTTCACCGACTCCGACTGGTGGCCGCGCGTCCCCCGGATCACCGTGGACACGCTGCGCCGCCTGACCCGCACCGACGACGAGGCAGAACTGCGCACCGTGCTGGGCGAGTTCGCCCTCACCCCGCAGCAGCTGCGCCGGGTCCGGGTGCCGGTGCGGTACGTGGTCTCCAGCCGCGACGAGATCATCCCGGCCCGCGACCAGGCGCTGCTGCGCCGCGACCTCGCGGACGTCCGCTTCAAGGAGTTCGACGACGTCCACGGCTCCCCCGCCCACCTGGGCGCCATGCGGCGCTGGCTGTTCGGCTCGCTGCTGCGGCTGCGGCTGCGCGGCGCCCCCGCCGAGGAGCTCACCGTTCCCGCCGCCACCCGCACGTCTCCCGCACCGCTCGACGAGAGGCCTCGCCATGACTGA
- a CDS encoding sensor histidine kinase, translating into MQNKNRFDRAGDEDGEGARPSPPKRSRDLLAPRVARTILVMALISYSVVILLNILDTPMPTRHTAVAIASLVVVLALQLRHSEPGANRAPLRRRLLTLGVQAALTYLPLLIFRAEWGAMAGFLAGSLLLLLPPRVGWSLYAVVGVSLVVPSLIEHRSVLVTVYLCQSTLLTGLVTYGLSRLSELVGEVHAARGELAHMAVTEERLRFARDLHDLLGFGLSTITLKAELVHRLIPGHPQRAMDEIQDVLRVARDSLADVRRVARGFQDMSLEQEISSARSVLSAADIELDVKVELRPFGARSDAVLAAVLREAMTNLLRHSKAGHCTIDAEHLGETVRLTVANDGVDSGYRDPSPDSGSGLANLGIRVRAIGGRVDAGCVKGTKGTTFRLVAEVPAHSEVVQPPFLGEKLILRPGSASRITASD; encoded by the coding sequence ATGCAGAACAAGAACCGGTTCGACCGCGCGGGCGACGAGGACGGGGAGGGTGCGAGACCCTCCCCGCCCAAGAGGAGCCGCGACCTGCTCGCACCACGGGTCGCGCGCACCATTCTCGTGATGGCGCTGATCAGTTACTCCGTCGTCATCCTGCTCAACATCCTCGACACCCCGATGCCGACGCGGCACACGGCGGTGGCCATCGCCTCGCTCGTCGTCGTCCTCGCGCTGCAACTGCGTCACTCCGAGCCCGGAGCCAACCGGGCACCCCTGCGCCGCCGCCTGCTCACCCTGGGCGTGCAGGCCGCTCTCACCTATCTGCCGCTGCTGATCTTCCGCGCCGAGTGGGGCGCCATGGCGGGATTCCTCGCCGGCTCGCTGCTGCTCCTGCTGCCGCCCCGGGTCGGCTGGAGCCTGTACGCCGTCGTCGGCGTCAGCCTCGTCGTGCCCTCCCTGATCGAGCACCGCTCGGTCCTCGTCACCGTGTACCTGTGCCAGTCCACGCTGCTCACCGGCCTGGTCACGTACGGGCTCTCCCGGCTCAGCGAGCTGGTCGGCGAAGTGCACGCCGCCCGCGGCGAACTGGCGCACATGGCCGTCACCGAGGAGCGGCTGCGCTTCGCCCGTGACCTGCACGACCTGCTCGGCTTCGGCCTGTCCACGATCACGCTCAAGGCCGAGCTGGTGCACCGGCTGATACCGGGCCACCCGCAGCGCGCCATGGACGAGATCCAGGACGTGCTGCGCGTCGCCCGCGACTCGCTGGCCGATGTGCGACGGGTCGCCCGCGGCTTTCAGGACATGTCCCTGGAACAGGAGATCAGTTCGGCCCGGTCCGTGCTGTCCGCCGCCGACATCGAACTCGACGTGAAGGTCGAGCTGCGGCCCTTCGGGGCCCGCTCCGACGCCGTCCTCGCCGCGGTGCTCCGCGAGGCCATGACCAATCTGCTCCGGCACAGCAAGGCCGGCCACTGCACCATCGATGCCGAGCACCTGGGCGAAACGGTCCGCCTGACGGTCGCCAACGACGGGGTGGACAGCGGGTACCGGGACCCCTCGCCCGACAGCGGCAGCGGCCTCGCGAACCTCGGGATCAGGGTCCGGGCCATCGGCGGCCGGGTGGACGCCGGCTGCGTCAAGGGCACCAAGGGGACGACCTTCCGGCTCGTGGCCGAAGTGCCCGCGCACAGCGAAGTCGTCCAACCCCCTTTTCTTGGGGAAAAGTTGATCCTGCGGCCGGGTTCGGCCAGCCGGATAACGGCGTCCGATTGA
- a CDS encoding alpha/beta fold hydrolase, which translates to MTSPTGGSQIRMRFRTVHGYRRAFRMAGKGRAILLIHGIGDSSDTWRDVMPGLARNYRVIAPDLLGHGASDKPRADYSLAAYANGMRDLLGVIGVERVTLVGHSLGGAVAMQFAYQFPERCERLVLVGTGGISRQVTPLLRAATLPGAELLMMALRMPTMRTQIGLAVKALQFLDTNLGVDAPDLLRVVDALPDGTSRNAFIRTLRAVVDWRGQVGTMLDRCYLAQGMPTMLVWGGRDQVVPAAHAGLGHVAMPGSRLEIFEDAGHFPFRTDPQRFETVLRDFIATTEPAQYSAEQWRRMLRTRKASARTTSTSRTDPISHSA; encoded by the coding sequence ATGACCTCGCCCACCGGCGGCTCACAGATCCGGATGCGTTTCCGCACCGTGCACGGCTATCGACGCGCCTTCCGGATGGCGGGCAAGGGCCGGGCGATCCTGCTGATCCATGGCATCGGCGACTCCTCCGACACCTGGCGCGACGTCATGCCGGGCCTGGCCCGCAACTACCGCGTCATCGCACCCGACCTGCTCGGCCACGGAGCCTCCGACAAGCCGCGCGCCGACTACTCCCTGGCGGCGTACGCGAACGGCATGCGGGACCTGCTCGGCGTCATCGGCGTCGAGCGGGTCACGCTGGTCGGGCACTCGCTGGGCGGCGCCGTCGCCATGCAGTTCGCGTACCAGTTCCCCGAGCGCTGCGAGCGGCTCGTGCTCGTCGGCACCGGGGGCATCAGCCGCCAGGTCACACCACTGCTGCGGGCGGCGACCCTGCCCGGCGCCGAACTGCTCATGATGGCGCTGCGGATGCCGACCATGCGCACCCAGATCGGGCTCGCCGTCAAGGCGCTGCAGTTCCTCGACACGAACCTGGGGGTCGACGCGCCGGACCTGCTGCGGGTGGTGGACGCGCTGCCGGACGGCACCTCGCGCAACGCGTTCATCCGCACGCTGCGCGCGGTGGTCGACTGGCGCGGCCAGGTCGGCACCATGCTGGACCGCTGCTATCTGGCCCAGGGCATGCCGACGATGCTGGTGTGGGGCGGCCGGGACCAGGTGGTGCCGGCCGCGCACGCGGGGCTCGGCCACGTGGCGATGCCGGGCAGCCGCCTGGAGATCTTCGAGGACGCCGGGCACTTCCCGTTCCGCACCGACCCGCAGCGCTTCGAGACGGTCCTGCGGGACTTCATCGCGACCACCGAGCCGGCCCAGTACAGCGCGGAGCAGTGGCGGCGGATGCTGCGCACCCGCAAGGCGTCCGCCCGCACCACGTCGACCTCGCGCACGGACCCGATCTCCCACTCCGCCTGA